A section of the Caldisericum sp. genome encodes:
- a CDS encoding DUF721 domain-containing protein: protein MRTIRNGIDEFLEKRGLLKKIKGFYPVVKWDDIVGEQLAKYTRPLKYEDGTLLIGVTSPLFKRELEGMKNELINIIKEKGGEDTPVKHLRFTLIPLWDSKLKVRKNIVKNVSEDIEVELDEKDFQWIDTIVSKFKGDNSLKESYRKVLIAYRIAEKKMEKLGYKKCAKCGAYFSGRGKLCPVCEIEDKRK, encoded by the coding sequence ATGAGAACAATTAGGAATGGAATTGATGAATTCTTAGAAAAAAGAGGGCTTCTTAAGAAAATCAAAGGCTTTTATCCTGTAGTAAAATGGGATGATATTGTGGGGGAACAGTTAGCAAAATACACACGCCCCTTGAAATATGAGGATGGGACTCTTCTTATAGGTGTTACTTCACCTCTATTCAAAAGAGAACTAGAGGGAATGAAAAATGAACTCATAAATATTATTAAGGAAAAAGGTGGTGAGGACACACCCGTTAAACACTTGAGGTTTACTCTCATACCATTATGGGATAGCAAATTAAAGGTAAGGAAAAACATAGTAAAAAATGTTTCAGAAGATATTGAAGTAGAATTAGACGAAAAAGACTTTCAGTGGATTGATACTATTGTTTCAAAATTTAAAGGTGATAACAGCCTTAAGGAATCTTATCGAAAGGTGCTTATTGCTTATAGGATTGCAGAAAAGAAAATGGAAAAACTCGGTTACAAAAAATGTGCAAAGTGTGGAGCGTATTTTTCAGGTAGAGGAAAACTCTGCCCTGTGTGTGAGATAGAGGACAAGAGGAAATAG